A section of the Primulina eburnea isolate SZY01 chromosome 1, ASM2296580v1, whole genome shotgun sequence genome encodes:
- the LOC140802931 gene encoding ADP-ribosylation factor yields MGLSFTKLFSRLFAKKEMRILMVGLDAAGKTTILYKLKLGEIVTTIPTIGFNVETVEYKNISFTVWDVGGQDKIRPLWRHYFQNTQGLIFVVDSNDRDRVVEARDELHRMLNEDELRDAVLLVFANKQDLPNAMNAAEITDKLGLHSLRQRHWYIQSTCATSGEGLYEGLDWLSNNIASKA; encoded by the exons ATGGGGCTGTCGTTCACTAAGCTTTTTAGCCGGCTTTTTGCCAAGAAGGAGATGCGCATTCTGATGGTTGGTCTTGACGCTGCTGGTAAGACCACCATCCTGTACAAGCTCAAGCTTGGAGAGATTGTAACTACTATTCCTACAATTG GTTTCAATGTGGAGACTGTTGAGTACAAGAACATAAGCTTCACCGTCTGGGACGTTGGTGGTCAGGATAAG ATTCGTCCATTGTGGAGACACTACTTCCAAAACACACAGGGTCTTATATTTGTGGTAGATAGCAATGACAGGGACCGTGTTGTGGAGGCTAGGGATGAATTGCATAGGATGTTGAATGAG GATGAATTAAGAGATGCGGTACTACTTGTATTTGCCAACAAACAAGATCTTCCTAATGCAATGAACGCTGCCGAAATAACTGACAAACTTGGCCTGCACTCTCTCAGGCAGCGTCACTG GTACATCCAGAGCACCTGTGCTACCTCAGGGGAGGGGCTTTACGAGGGACTTGATTGGCTCTCCAATAATATTGCTAGCAAG GCGTAA